In Colwellia sp. M166, a genomic segment contains:
- the queF gene encoding NADPH-dependent 7-cyano-7-deazaguanine reductase QueF (Catalyzes the NADPH-dependent reduction of 7-cyano-7-deazaguanine (preQ0) to 7-aminomethyl-7-deazaguanine (preQ1) in queuosine biosynthesis), with protein MSTYTNAKELSNLVLGKTTDYCSQYNPELLQAVPRSLNRDSLGLKAEQLPFVGEDVWYGYELSWLNDKGKPVVAVAEFSFPCTSANIVESKSFKLYLNSFNQTKFSSWQQVESALSADLSATADAIANVKLFPVNNCPALALSADNALCIDDLDVEINHYQLAPEILSTANRNQESQVEEYLVCHLLKSNCLITNQPDWASIYINYRGKQICHKSLLKYLISFRQHNEFHEQCVERIFCDIQRFCEIKSLSVFARYTRRGGLDINPFRSTIEKKAPKLRTLRQ; from the coding sequence ATGAGCACTTATACAAACGCAAAAGAATTAAGTAACTTAGTTCTTGGAAAAACAACAGACTATTGTAGCCAATATAACCCAGAATTATTGCAAGCGGTACCAAGAAGCTTAAATAGAGACAGCTTAGGTTTAAAAGCTGAGCAGCTGCCTTTTGTCGGTGAAGACGTTTGGTATGGTTATGAATTGTCGTGGTTGAACGATAAAGGCAAACCCGTGGTTGCTGTTGCTGAGTTTAGCTTTCCGTGCACCAGTGCTAATATTGTTGAGTCAAAGTCATTTAAATTATACCTAAATAGTTTTAATCAAACAAAATTTTCTTCTTGGCAACAGGTTGAATCAGCCTTATCTGCTGATTTATCCGCTACTGCTGACGCTATTGCAAACGTCAAGCTATTCCCGGTCAATAACTGCCCTGCTCTTGCCCTATCAGCTGATAATGCCTTATGTATAGATGACTTAGATGTTGAGATCAATCACTACCAGCTAGCACCTGAAATATTGAGTACAGCAAATCGAAACCAAGAAAGTCAGGTTGAAGAATATTTAGTTTGCCACCTATTAAAATCAAACTGTTTAATTACCAACCAACCAGATTGGGCGAGTATTTATATAAACTATAGGGGCAAACAAATTTGCCATAAGAGTTTATTAAAGTACTTAATTTCTTTTCGTCAACATAATGAATTTCATGAACAATGTGTTGAGCGTATTTTTTGTGATATTCAGCGTTTTTGTGAAATTAAAAGCTTATCAGTTTTTGCCCGATATACTCGTCGAGGCGGTTTAGATATTAACCCTTTTCGCTCAACCATTGAGAAAAAAGCACCGAAACTAAGAACCTTAAGGCAATAA
- a CDS encoding PepSY domain-containing protein translates to MKKQLFILSVIASLIATPVFATLEVAPNNIMIVKAKYAQTNNTKSLSPQQAARIVKNKFGGKVLKVSNSGAKNNPSYRVKLLKDNGHVISVNVDAKSGRISGY, encoded by the coding sequence ATGAAAAAGCAATTATTTATTCTAAGCGTAATAGCCTCACTAATAGCAACGCCTGTGTTTGCTACACTTGAGGTTGCGCCTAATAACATAATGATTGTAAAAGCTAAGTATGCACAAACGAACAATACTAAATCACTTAGTCCGCAACAAGCTGCTCGTATAGTCAAAAACAAATTCGGCGGCAAAGTGCTAAAAGTTAGCAATAGTGGAGCTAAAAATAACCCAAGTTACCGAGTGAAATTACTTAAAGATAATGGTCATGTGATTTCTGTCAATGTTGACGCCAAATCAGGCCGTATATCAGGATATTAA
- the syd gene encoding SecY-interacting protein, with product MKISNFALDELVWRFSQDYLQDYQQRFQHLPITEQAEDWPSPCEQGVHQDIFSLWQPIKVTETLTFDNVEAALEVKLHHDIKAYFTAIYSDSLDASCVEGDLSLLFAWNLKDFARLQENIIGHILMKIKLKQKLTVFFAMTDDDDHIISISNDTGAVWVEKVGCEPHKKLADTLAGFIEQLTPRIPPKALETN from the coding sequence ATGAAAATATCAAATTTTGCTCTCGATGAACTTGTATGGCGCTTCTCTCAAGATTATCTACAAGATTATCAACAAAGATTTCAGCATTTGCCAATTACTGAACAAGCTGAAGATTGGCCGTCTCCTTGTGAGCAAGGTGTGCATCAAGATATTTTTTCTTTGTGGCAGCCTATCAAAGTAACGGAAACGCTGACGTTTGATAATGTTGAAGCAGCTTTAGAAGTTAAACTTCATCATGACATTAAAGCGTATTTTACCGCTATTTATAGTGATAGTTTGGATGCTAGCTGTGTTGAAGGCGATTTATCATTATTATTTGCTTGGAACTTAAAAGATTTCGCACGGCTTCAGGAAAATATCATTGGTCACATCTTAATGAAAATAAAATTAAAGCAAAAGTTAACAGTATTTTTTGCTATGACCGATGATGACGATCACATTATTTCAATAAGCAATGATACTGGAGCCGTTTGGGTGGAAAAGGTCGGTTGTGAGCCGCATAAAAAATTAGCAGATACACTTGCCGGTTTCATTGAGCAACTCACGCCTCGGATACCACCCAAAGCGCTAGAAACTAACTAA
- a CDS encoding response regulator transcription factor: MRILLIEDDENLQKHIKEHLIAAKYSVDVASDGESGLFQGQEFPYDAAIIDLGLPKLDGVSVVKSLREQNFTFPILILTARGSWQDKVSGLDAGADDYLTKPFHTEELLARLNALIRRSAGQASPLIENGPFSINTASMQVSVNQQIISLSSYEYKLFEYLMHHLGEVKSKTQLTEHIYDQDFDLDSNVIEVFIRRLRKKLDPDNQYQFIETLRGQGYLLKDLTSMSS, from the coding sequence ATGCGTATATTGCTCATAGAAGATGATGAAAACTTACAAAAACACATTAAAGAACATTTGATCGCGGCAAAATACAGTGTTGATGTTGCCAGTGATGGCGAGTCGGGTTTATTTCAAGGTCAGGAGTTTCCTTATGATGCTGCTATTATAGATTTAGGTTTACCAAAGCTTGATGGCGTTAGTGTTGTGAAATCATTGCGTGAGCAAAACTTCACTTTTCCGATATTAATATTGACCGCGCGTGGCAGCTGGCAAGATAAAGTTTCGGGCTTAGATGCGGGCGCTGATGACTATTTAACTAAACCTTTTCACACTGAAGAACTATTAGCTAGATTAAATGCCTTAATTCGCCGCAGCGCTGGACAAGCCAGTCCGTTAATCGAAAATGGACCATTTTCAATAAACACGGCGAGTATGCAAGTTAGCGTTAATCAGCAAATCATTTCGCTAAGTAGTTATGAGTACAAATTATTTGAATATTTAATGCATCATCTAGGTGAAGTGAAATCCAAAACGCAATTAACTGAACATATTTACGATCAAGATTTTGACTTAGACTCCAATGTCATTGAAGTTTTCATTCGTCGATTACGAAAAAAGCTTGATCCCGATAATCAGTATCAGTTTATTGAAACCTTACGCGGCCAAGGCTATTTACTAAAAGATTTAACATCAATGTCGTCATAA
- a CDS encoding DUF3192 domain-containing protein, with translation MNKKVILRILIALAAYGVFVALVVNFYDDSPAKMQWEDREAYNRQFIAKLQLKSFNFNSAIEQLGSPDITEAKIVNETSYQVSFYRTQHVKSDGITTQDECTALLFTNGILTAIGKTAYQQFKTL, from the coding sequence GTGAATAAAAAAGTCATCCTCAGAATACTAATAGCCTTAGCCGCATACGGCGTATTTGTCGCCTTAGTGGTCAATTTTTACGATGACAGTCCAGCCAAAATGCAATGGGAAGATCGCGAAGCTTACAATCGTCAATTTATTGCTAAGCTACAGTTAAAAAGTTTTAATTTTAACAGCGCTATTGAACAGCTCGGTAGTCCTGATATTACTGAAGCAAAAATAGTTAACGAAACCAGTTATCAAGTTAGCTTTTACCGCACGCAACATGTCAAGTCAGATGGTATTACCACGCAAGATGAATGCACGGCTTTGCTATTTACTAATGGTATACTAACGGCTATTGGTAAAACAGCCTACCAACAGTTTAAAACCTTATAA
- a CDS encoding DUF3192 domain-containing protein, whose product MKKSLLALIIVAPLTLGLTGCVIAVGGEDGHSISGSFEDREYENRKKISRLQLNTAFADVTREMGVADFNETYLENGKTVNVVYYRTHRLHKDGLTTKDECTKLVFVDSKLTAIE is encoded by the coding sequence ATGAAAAAATCATTATTAGCATTAATCATTGTTGCACCGTTAACATTAGGCTTAACCGGTTGTGTAATTGCTGTTGGCGGTGAAGACGGCCATTCAATTTCGGGTAGCTTTGAAGACAGAGAATACGAAAATAGAAAGAAAATTTCTCGTCTTCAATTAAATACAGCTTTCGCTGATGTTACTCGTGAAATGGGGGTTGCTGATTTTAATGAAACTTATTTAGAGAATGGCAAAACGGTTAATGTCGTTTATTATCGTACACATCGCTTACATAAAGATGGTTTAACGACTAAAGATGAGTGCACAAAGCTTGTTTTCGTGGATAGTAAATTAACAGCAATTGAATAG
- the xni gene encoding flap endonuclease Xni — MRVHLILIDALNLIRRIYAVQERPFLLNNELADNTKQQVLSNTAKACEQALQKIIEQLQPSHALAVFDSQSPCWRYDIYPDYKKGRKKMPEHLADKLADIQDRFMAHHVDSLVSEADEADDLIATLAIKVALRGQNVTIVSTDKCFLSLLNPNIQVYDYFNRRYLDQEYVLNKFSVKPDKLMDLWTLTGDSTNKIPGVAGIGQVTASQLLNQYGSIKSILSAKDLKRSVSDKLAQHGEQISLSRKLLTLKIDIPLGFNLKDIRLPCENALAST, encoded by the coding sequence ATGAGGGTTCATTTAATATTGATTGATGCTTTAAATTTGATCAGAAGAATTTATGCTGTACAAGAACGACCATTTCTCTTAAATAATGAATTAGCGGATAACACTAAGCAGCAAGTTCTATCTAATACTGCTAAAGCTTGTGAACAAGCTTTACAAAAAATTATTGAACAATTACAGCCAAGCCATGCCCTTGCTGTTTTTGACTCTCAAAGTCCCTGTTGGCGCTATGATATTTATCCCGATTATAAAAAGGGCCGTAAAAAAATGCCTGAGCATTTGGCTGATAAATTAGCTGATATACAAGACAGATTTATGGCACATCATGTTGACTCCCTAGTTTCAGAAGCTGACGAAGCCGATGACCTCATTGCAACCTTAGCAATTAAAGTTGCATTACGTGGTCAAAACGTAACTATTGTCTCAACAGACAAGTGTTTTTTATCATTACTTAATCCCAATATACAGGTATATGACTACTTTAATCGTCGCTATTTAGATCAAGAATACGTGCTTAATAAGTTCAGTGTAAAGCCGGATAAACTCATGGATCTCTGGACATTAACAGGTGATAGTACCAATAAAATTCCAGGTGTGGCAGGCATTGGGCAAGTAACAGCATCACAATTACTCAATCAATATGGTTCGATTAAAAGTATCCTCAGTGCAAAAGATTTAAAGCGCAGTGTCAGCGATAAACTAGCGCAACATGGTGAACAAATTAGCTTAAGTCGAAAGTTATTAACCTTGAAAATTGATATTCCACTAGGTTTTAATTTAAAAGACATAAGATTACCCTGTGAAAATGCACTTGCCAGCACTTAA
- a CDS encoding DUF3300 domain-containing protein, which produces MQKFNFKRSLSFLVFSLSSALLFSTPALAIGNINDDTSSALQTDNNSVFSKAELEQMLAPIALYPDALLTHILIATTYPIEVVDAERWINKNKQLSSEALLDAAENKDWDASVKALLPFPSVLKKLSEDLHWMRNLGDAFLQDEALVLASVQTLRQQADQAGNLENMNNVKVVRDTQTIIIEPKQNNIIYVPYYDTRVVYGHWRWSHYPPIFWRQPQHFTSHHGPYYWHNPVQLSVGLFFGAVHWSNHHVVVQHQSSRYYKHHSNKKVSTSYQAKRWQHNPRHRKGVAYRTSHIQKKYRSHTPSVQQHKMLRSKQKHFVDSHQYTKKNSSSKHQNLQYKLKVNRAVKIDNHQNKKKVLTKSMPYTDNKWRETPPANIKARGKHLRSTKTAEVIPKKFSHQTEQVKYADRKSHRKISEKNTHQASSTKVAGNRHNQSHKVQHSSKTKSNKSQQQSVKQQN; this is translated from the coding sequence ATGCAAAAATTTAACTTCAAACGTTCATTAAGCTTTCTGGTTTTCTCGCTATCAAGTGCATTGCTTTTTTCAACACCTGCGCTTGCTATTGGCAATATCAATGATGACACCTCCTCTGCTCTGCAAACCGATAATAATAGCGTTTTTAGCAAGGCAGAATTAGAACAAATGTTAGCGCCTATAGCCTTATACCCTGATGCTTTGCTTACCCATATTTTGATTGCTACTACCTATCCTATTGAAGTTGTTGACGCAGAACGTTGGATAAATAAAAACAAACAGCTAAGTTCTGAGGCACTGCTCGATGCTGCAGAAAATAAAGATTGGGATGCGAGTGTTAAAGCTTTACTACCTTTTCCAAGTGTTCTAAAAAAACTGAGTGAAGACCTACATTGGATGCGTAATCTAGGTGATGCTTTTTTACAAGATGAAGCGTTAGTACTTGCTAGCGTACAAACCTTACGTCAACAAGCAGATCAAGCCGGCAACCTTGAAAACATGAATAATGTTAAGGTTGTTCGTGACACTCAAACAATTATTATCGAGCCAAAACAAAACAATATAATTTATGTGCCTTATTATGACACCCGAGTTGTTTACGGGCATTGGCGTTGGTCGCATTATCCACCTATTTTTTGGCGTCAACCTCAACACTTTACTTCACATCACGGGCCTTATTATTGGCATAACCCAGTGCAACTCAGTGTCGGATTATTTTTTGGTGCCGTGCATTGGAGCAATCACCATGTTGTAGTTCAGCACCAGAGTTCTCGCTATTATAAACATCATAGCAATAAAAAAGTGTCGACAAGTTATCAAGCTAAACGTTGGCAGCATAACCCTCGCCATAGAAAAGGCGTTGCTTATCGTACCTCACATATACAGAAAAAATATCGTAGCCATACACCGAGTGTTCAGCAACATAAAATGCTGCGTTCAAAACAAAAACACTTTGTTGATAGCCACCAATACACAAAAAAAAACAGCAGTAGTAAGCATCAAAATTTACAGTATAAGTTAAAAGTTAACCGCGCAGTAAAAATTGATAATCATCAGAATAAGAAAAAAGTTCTTACTAAAAGTATGCCGTATACAGATAACAAATGGCGAGAAACGCCACCAGCAAACATCAAAGCACGGGGGAAACATCTAAGATCGACTAAAACGGCAGAAGTTATTCCGAAAAAATTTAGTCATCAAACTGAGCAGGTTAAATACGCAGACAGAAAAAGTCATCGAAAAATAAGCGAAAAAAACACTCATCAAGCGTCAAGTACAAAAGTAGCCGGTAATAGGCATAATCAAAGCCATAAAGTTCAACACAGTAGCAAGACAAAGAGCAATAAATCTCAACAACAGAGCGTAAAACAGCAAAATTAA
- the ppnN gene encoding nucleotide 5'-monophosphate nucleosidase PpnN yields the protein MHIQINPVGKMNLLSQAEVDDLQHSASSELYNLYRNCSLAVLNAGSHTDNAEDIYQQYTDFKIKVLRRERGVKLALDNPPEHAFVDGVIIKGIQEHLSAVLRDILFIGDRYNTNTKKAESITNITFDMLRNANAIIPDSPPNLITCWGGHSINSTEYKYTKEVGYHLGLRGFNICTGCGPGAMKGPMKGATFGHAKQRNATGRYLGLTEPSIIAAEPPNPIVNELVIMPDIEKRLEAFVRMSHGIIIFPGGAGTAEELLYILGIMLHVKNQAQKLPIILTGPIESAEYFQQIDNFIAATLGEEAQQLYKIIIDDAEQVAKTLISTTEEVVAHRKLTGDSYHFNWSLVIEPEFQQPFEPDHANMASLDLHHNQGIASLAANLRRAFSGIVAGNVKASGIKSIRDHGPFIISGDSEMMALMDTLLTSFVKQQRMKLPGSKYVPCYKVIEG from the coding sequence ATGCATATTCAAATTAATCCCGTTGGCAAGATGAATTTGCTGTCTCAAGCTGAAGTTGATGACTTACAGCACTCAGCAAGCAGTGAACTTTATAACCTTTATCGTAATTGTTCGTTAGCGGTACTAAATGCTGGCAGCCATACCGATAATGCCGAAGATATTTATCAGCAATATACCGACTTTAAAATAAAAGTATTAAGACGTGAACGCGGTGTAAAACTAGCGTTGGATAACCCCCCTGAACATGCTTTTGTTGATGGCGTGATCATAAAGGGTATTCAAGAACATCTTTCTGCAGTTTTACGTGATATTCTATTTATTGGTGATCGTTACAACACCAACACTAAAAAAGCTGAAAGTATCACCAATATTACCTTTGATATGCTGCGTAATGCTAACGCAATTATTCCCGATAGTCCGCCTAACTTAATTACCTGTTGGGGTGGCCACTCAATTAACAGTACAGAATATAAATATACTAAAGAAGTTGGCTATCACTTAGGGCTACGGGGTTTTAACATTTGTACAGGTTGTGGCCCTGGTGCAATGAAAGGTCCGATGAAAGGTGCGACATTTGGTCATGCCAAACAGCGTAATGCTACTGGCCGCTATTTAGGGTTAACAGAGCCAAGTATTATCGCAGCAGAACCACCAAACCCTATCGTCAACGAGCTAGTTATCATGCCTGACATTGAAAAACGTTTAGAGGCCTTTGTTCGTATGTCGCATGGTATTATTATTTTTCCTGGTGGCGCAGGTACCGCCGAAGAGTTACTCTACATTTTAGGCATCATGCTACACGTAAAAAATCAAGCTCAAAAGTTACCTATAATATTAACCGGACCGATTGAAAGTGCTGAATATTTCCAGCAAATTGATAACTTTATTGCTGCAACATTAGGTGAAGAAGCACAACAGCTTTATAAAATCATTATTGATGATGCTGAACAAGTCGCCAAAACCTTAATATCAACAACAGAAGAAGTTGTCGCGCATCGAAAACTGACTGGCGATTCATACCACTTTAACTGGTCGCTGGTTATTGAGCCTGAATTTCAACAGCCTTTCGAGCCAGATCATGCCAATATGGCATCGCTAGATTTACACCATAACCAAGGCATAGCTTCATTGGCTGCCAATTTACGTCGCGCATTCTCAGGTATTGTTGCCGGTAATGTCAAAGCAAGCGGTATCAAGTCAATTCGAGATCATGGCCCCTTTATCATCAGTGGTGACAGTGAAATGATGGCATTAATGGATACCCTGCTAACTTCGTTCGTTAAACAGCAAAGAATGAAATTACCCGGTAGTAAATATGTCCCTTGTTACAAGGTCATTGAAGGTTAA
- a CDS encoding ATP-binding protein, whose protein sequence is MLNALKMSLKGALNSLKTRVLFSALLMIFILLPIVGIIISNAYEKHMVASLENELSAYSYSILAIIEVEYNTLIMPEQLLETQFNVSQSGLYAALTASKVTKDNNSVDKNLLASEQLWSSQSLLSPWQADNFQQPILGDSAFYQAEIAQKMHFVYSLSVSYGSEQHPFPMTLHIIKQQDNLTSMMAEFHRQLLLGLVGLMLVLLMIQYLWSLWTLKPLQTLQTELSHVEQGKSERLTGIYPTELSQVTEQLNLLLSAEQKQRQRYRNALSDLAHSLKTPLAVMQTQAQLSALTQEQITIINTIIEHQLGKAQSAGKSSWYLGTAVAPITKKLIDSLKKIYQDRNLLFKVNVSSECSFKGDEADLLEILGNLLDNACKAANKIIQLDVSRNSQGLTIVIQDDGAGIAPEMRNNILQRGTRADTYQHGHGIGLAIVRDLVNSYQGSILIESSQQLSGAKFTLNFPV, encoded by the coding sequence TTGTTAAATGCCCTAAAAATGTCACTAAAAGGTGCTCTAAACTCATTAAAAACTAGAGTACTATTTAGTGCTTTGTTAATGATTTTCATCTTGCTACCTATCGTTGGCATAATTATCAGTAATGCTTATGAAAAGCACATGGTTGCTAGCCTTGAAAACGAACTTTCAGCTTATTCATACTCAATTTTAGCTATTATTGAAGTAGAATATAATACCCTAATAATGCCAGAGCAATTATTAGAAACCCAATTCAATGTCAGTCAATCAGGCTTATATGCAGCGCTAACCGCTAGTAAAGTAACTAAAGATAATAATTCTGTCGATAAAAACTTGCTGGCTTCAGAACAACTTTGGAGTTCTCAGTCCTTGTTATCGCCATGGCAAGCAGATAATTTTCAACAACCAATACTAGGAGATAGTGCCTTCTATCAAGCTGAAATTGCGCAGAAAATGCATTTTGTTTATAGTTTAAGTGTCAGTTATGGTAGTGAACAGCACCCTTTCCCGATGACCTTACATATCATTAAACAGCAAGACAATTTAACTAGCATGATGGCAGAGTTTCATCGCCAACTACTATTGGGCTTAGTCGGTTTGATGTTAGTGTTATTAATGATCCAATATCTTTGGTCATTATGGACTTTAAAACCTCTGCAAACATTACAAACCGAACTTAGCCATGTCGAGCAAGGTAAAAGTGAGCGCCTTACCGGTATTTATCCAACTGAATTAAGCCAAGTTACCGAACAATTAAACTTATTATTAAGTGCAGAGCAAAAGCAACGTCAACGCTACCGAAATGCCCTGTCAGATCTCGCTCATAGCTTAAAAACACCATTAGCTGTAATGCAAACTCAAGCACAATTGTCCGCACTGACCCAAGAGCAAATAACTATTATCAATACAATCATTGAACATCAACTGGGCAAAGCACAAAGTGCCGGAAAATCCTCATGGTATTTAGGTACAGCAGTCGCTCCCATTACTAAGAAATTAATTGATAGTCTGAAAAAAATATATCAAGACAGAAACTTATTATTTAAGGTCAATGTTAGCTCAGAGTGCAGCTTCAAAGGCGATGAGGCTGATCTGTTAGAGATACTCGGCAATCTATTAGATAATGCCTGCAAGGCCGCAAATAAAATTATTCAACTGGATGTCAGCCGCAATAGTCAGGGGCTGACTATTGTCATTCAAGATGACGGAGCAGGCATAGCCCCCGAAATGAGAAATAATATATTACAACGTGGTACTCGAGCTGACACATATCAACATGGCCACGGCATTGGTTTAGCCATAGTTCGAGATTTAGTGAATAGTTATCAAGGTAGTATACTCATTGAGTCATCACAGCAGCTATCTGGGGCAAAATTTACCCTGAACTTCCCCGTATAG
- a CDS encoding GGDEF domain-containing protein, with product MSENSVAEKTINHLKVRLDSAISARSELEEELSTQSALLTGFIGKLSQACKGTDILLDHKLAKLRTALKKSTSFAELEYEIKAISALLQQHAQLNDKTIVKIHEQLQSSATSLKKIKNMPASNRRQLKILIDKNQQSQATLVQYVPLMSEFIAFYANALEQAEHNQLTISPLNSSSSKAAHKTNSIDSNGITSPALQHDQNASLELLERFNTILNSLAASTKHKSNISEIKSSLKGKISNHILMTKCLCVFDLIIEDLKLERSTAKSFLSSLSETLASVQASVNSAIANTTTSNIKGKKLNLELKDKISEMSIGINGASSLTEIKVDVNEKLQAIAKTFDKKTKLEEKQSSVLQEKLNKMSAQVEQLELQSQNFEKRIQAQQARSLQDALTKLGNRAAFDEHFAKEIVRYHHKKFDLAITVIDLDDFKRINDSYGHTAGDKTLQVIANTLKKIIAEDAFIGRYGGEEFVLIFSNIDKITVINKLNVLRKKVASLPFTFKNNRVNITLSIGVTMIESDDNVHSAFERADIALYQAKKDGKNRVIYG from the coding sequence ATGAGCGAAAATTCTGTCGCGGAAAAAACCATAAATCATTTAAAGGTACGGCTTGATAGTGCGATTAGTGCTCGTAGCGAGCTCGAAGAAGAACTCAGCACACAATCTGCTTTGTTGACAGGATTTATAGGTAAATTATCGCAAGCTTGTAAAGGCACTGATATATTACTTGATCATAAATTAGCGAAGTTACGCACTGCGCTAAAAAAATCAACTAGTTTTGCTGAGCTAGAATATGAAATTAAAGCCATATCAGCATTATTGCAGCAACATGCTCAGCTAAACGACAAAACCATAGTAAAAATACATGAACAATTACAAAGTTCTGCTACGAGTTTAAAAAAAATTAAAAACATGCCGGCAAGTAACCGCCGTCAATTAAAAATACTAATTGATAAAAACCAACAAAGCCAAGCCACACTAGTTCAATATGTGCCTTTGATGAGTGAGTTTATTGCTTTTTATGCTAATGCATTAGAACAAGCAGAACATAACCAACTAACTATAAGTCCCCTCAATAGTAGTAGCTCAAAAGCCGCTCACAAAACCAATAGTATTGATAGCAACGGTATCACCTCGCCAGCGCTCCAACATGACCAAAATGCATCGTTAGAATTGCTCGAACGATTCAATACTATCCTTAATAGCTTAGCCGCTTCCACCAAGCATAAGTCTAATATCAGTGAGATAAAATCAAGTTTGAAAGGTAAAATTTCAAATCATATCTTGATGACTAAATGCCTCTGTGTTTTTGATCTTATCATAGAAGATTTAAAACTAGAGCGCAGCACTGCAAAATCATTTTTATCTTCATTAAGTGAAACCTTAGCGTCTGTCCAAGCCTCAGTAAATTCAGCAATTGCCAATACAACGACATCAAACATCAAAGGTAAAAAACTTAATTTAGAACTCAAAGATAAAATAAGCGAAATGAGTATCGGCATTAACGGCGCGAGTTCGTTAACTGAAATAAAAGTAGATGTGAATGAAAAGTTGCAAGCAATTGCGAAAACATTCGATAAAAAAACAAAATTAGAAGAGAAGCAAAGCTCAGTCTTACAAGAAAAGTTAAATAAAATGTCCGCTCAAGTTGAGCAACTAGAACTTCAAAGCCAAAATTTTGAAAAGCGTATTCAAGCACAACAGGCCAGAAGTTTGCAAGATGCCTTAACCAAATTAGGCAATCGTGCGGCATTTGATGAACACTTTGCCAAAGAGATTGTCCGATACCATCATAAGAAATTTGACTTAGCGATTACCGTTATCGATTTAGATGACTTTAAACGTATTAATGATTCTTATGGTCATACTGCTGGCGATAAAACCTTGCAAGTTATTGCTAATACCTTAAAAAAAATTATCGCTGAAGATGCCTTTATCGGTCGTTATGGTGGTGAAGAATTTGTACTAATCTTTAGCAATATAGATAAAATAACAGTCATAAATAAACTCAACGTATTGCGGAAAAAAGTGGCAAGTTTACCTTTCACCTTTAAAAATAATCGTGTCAACATTACGCTTTCTATTGGGGTAACCATGATAGAAAGTGATGATAATGTACATTCCGCATTTGAACGGGCTGATATCGCATTATACCAAGCCAAAAAAGACGGAAAAAATAGAGTTATTTACGGATAA